In one Drosophila pseudoobscura strain MV-25-SWS-2005 chromosome X, UCI_Dpse_MV25, whole genome shotgun sequence genomic region, the following are encoded:
- the LOC117184395 gene encoding putative cyclin-dependent serine/threonine-protein kinase DDB_G0272797/DDB_G0274007, which produces MGLFCTLYLSGGLAFPERIHGQQQQQQQQQQKQQQQHQQQQQQQQQQQHQQQQKQQQQQQQQHQQQQQQQQKHQQQQQQQQQQQKHQQQQQQHQQQHKQQQQQQQQQKHQQQQQQEQQQQQQQQLRKMSSLVGGPNVKMLPKCYGNPCFSLKTLYWGNPMFVSINLVFEVEKLSRYPHL; this is translated from the exons ATGGG TCTCTTTTGCACACTTTATCTCTCTGGGGGCTTGGCCTTCCCTGAGAGAATTCACggtcaacagcagcagcagcaacagcagcagcaaaagcaacagcagcagcatcagcagcagcagcaacagcagcagcaacagcaacatcagcaacagcaaaagcaacagcagcagcagcagcaacagcatcagcaacagcagcagcagcagcaaaagcatcagcaacagcagcagcagcaacagcagcagcaaaagcatcagcaacagcagcagcagcatcagcagcagcataagcagcagcaacagcagcagcagcagcaaaagcatcagcaacagcagcagcaggagcagcagcaacagcagcagcagcagctgaggaAGATGTCCAGCCTGGTCGGGGGCCCAAACGTAAAAATGCTCCCCAAATGTTATGGAAATCCTTGCTTTTCCCTAAAAACACTCTACTGGGGGAATCCAATGTTCGTTTCAATCAATCTAGTTTTCGAGGTGGAAAAACTCAGTCGGTACCCGCACTTATAG
- the LOC4813924 gene encoding uncharacterized protein translates to MFSCSICDHRKSALSTEPEYEFRRRKRNSEEMELYGVSNYCSECQLVTFFVNLVNFEGPLRGSLMWKILWAAAENVGKMPLQKSQDAGVQTRALEIDNPFVIVMAPPASREMIGHQEKEAEESSVGFSETDTHFDKVIQNILNSSSDTDSVSSHKVEELTVLYRRQPGTKPDYHSSTCRSVGVDHASARRIPPALPHLQCEMKQKKKRLDELVTIGRRLEDKTTKLRMEMAALEKQKHQEEISEWQREADSALACESSWWGRENLNTVFGKWSPERRDKNMEDQANFLLQALEEQSGVKDRESDTDHRSLKDGKTETKVQGTHKYRSAENDPRSRKDQGGVGDSHSLKDHDGVREYRSKKYRKEKRALMDRKEADNDDNWSMQSQYIASMQAEKDQSESRDNRSHGDQSETKDHRSHRDQSETRDHRSHRDQSETKDHRSHRDQSETRDNRSHGDQSETKDHRSHRDQSETKDHRSHRDQSETKDNRSHRGQSETRDHRSHRDQSETKDHRSHRDQKHERALKDNKETDNGDDTSMQNLYIRSPPAEKVHKAARPDTNSFKANEHPINPFASPREKPQTLQICKEPINCPISVECQERCVISDFSTHVLYDHQNVMLERIDLGQTKTFHLDPRLAKKNRPTCHMVYFVRDMIIDPPRGKMRDVLPVLIMTARMHSCDVSTSKSPTSDACPEDDTLQFLLIWLCTFKPTNVRVVGTLSVEATCAYVADSLMVRTARAYDIRAPQDMRTIYRSPSTLIMPYDLVRRITQRGNRSLTVKVKIE, encoded by the exons ATGTTCAGCTGTTCTATATGCGACCACAGGAAAAGCGCACTGAGCACTGAGCCGGAATACGAGTTCCGGCGCCGGAAGAGAAACTCCGAAGAGATGGAACTTTACGGGGTCTCGAACTATTGTAGTGAATGCCAGTTGGTCACCTTCTTTGTCAATCTCGTGAACTTTGAAGGCCCTCTACGAGGATCATTGATGTGGAAAATTCTATGGGCTGCTGCAGAAAATGTGGGGAAAATGCCGTTGCAG AAATCGCAGGACGCGGGGGTTCAAACGAGAGCTCTAGAGATCGACAACCCATTCGTGATTGTTATGGCGCCGCCAGCGTCCCGGGAGATGATTGGCCATCAGGaaaaagaagcagaagagtCCTCTGTTGGTTTCAGCGAAACCGATACGCATTTCGATAAGGTCATACAAAACATTCTGAACTCATCCTCTGACACCGATTCAGTTAGCTCCCACAAGGTCGAGGAACTAACGGTGCTCTATCGGCGACAACCGGGGACAAAACCAGATTACCATAGCTCCACGTGCAGGTCGGTTGGAGTGGACCACGCCAGTGCCCGTCGCATTCCCCCAGCATTACCCCATCTGCAGTGCGAAATGAAGCAAAAAAAGAAGCGACTGGACGAGCTAGTCACCATTGGGCGTCGTCTCGAGGACAAAACCACTAAGCTTCGTATGGAGATGGCGGCCctggagaagcagaagcatcAGGAAGAGATCTCGGAGTGGCAACGAGAGGCTGATAGCGCTTTGGCCTGCGAAAGCTCGTGGTGGGGCCGCGAGAACCTGAACACGGTTTTCGGTAAGTGGTCTCCGGAGCGAAGGGACAAGAACATGGAAGACCAGGCAAACTTTCTACTGCAGGCCCTCGAGGAGCAGAGTGGAGTCAAGGATAGAGAAAGCGACACAGATCATCGCTCACTAAAAGATGGGAAGACGGAAACTAAGGTACAAGGCACCCACAAATATAGGAGTGCAGAGAACGATCCTCGCTCACGAAAAGATCAGGGTGGAGTAGGGGATAGTCACTCACTAAAAGATCATGATGGAGTAAGGGAATATCGTtcaaaaaaataccgaaaagaaAAGCGTGCACTCATGGATCGTAAGGAAGCAGACAACGACGACAATTGGTCTATGCAGAGTCAATACATAGCATCTATGCAAGCAGAGAAAGATCAGAGTGAAAGTAGGGATAATCGCTCACATGGAGACCAGAGTGAAACTAAGGATCATCGCTCACATAGAGACCAGAGTGAAACCAGGGATCATCGTTCACATAGAGACCAGAGTGAAACTAAGGATCATCGCTCACATAGAGACCAGAGTGAAACTAGGGATAATCGCTCACATGGAGACCAGAGTGAAACAAAGGATCATCGTTCACATAGAGACCAGAGTGAAACTAAGGATCATCGATCACATAGAGACCAGAGTGAAACTAAGGATAATCGCTCACATAGAGGCCAGAGTGAAACTAGGGATCATCGCTCACATAGAGACCAGAGTGAAACTAAGGATCATCGCTCACATAGAGACCAGAAACATGAGAGAGCACTCAAGGATAATAAGGAAACAGATAATGGAGATGATACGTCGATGCAGAATCTATACATAAgatctccgccagcggagaaagtGCATAAAGCTGCTCGGCCAGACACCAACAGCTTCAAGGCCAATGAACATCCTATTAATCCGTTTGCGAGTCCCAGAGAGAAACCCCAGACGCTACAGATCTGCAAGGAACCCATAAACTGTCCCATAAGCGTTGAGTGCCAGGAACGGTGCGTCATATCGGACTTCAGCACTCACGTGCTGTACGATCATCAAAACGTGATGTTGGAGCGGATCGATTTGGGACAGACCAAGACCTTCCACCTGGATCCGAGGCTCGCGAAAAAGAATCGGCCCACGTGCCACATGGTATACTTTGTCAGAGACATGATCATCGATCCTCCGCGGGGGAAAATGCGCGACGTGCTGCCCGTTCTCATCATGACTGCCCGCATGCATTCTTGTGATGTGTCTACTTCCAAGAGCCCGACCAGCGATGCCTGTCCGGAGGACGACACGCTGCAGTTCCTGCTCATTTGGCTTTGCACCTTCAAGCCCACCAACGTTCGTGTTGTTGGAACGCTTTCCGTGGAGGCCACGTGCGCCTATGTGGCGGACAGCCTGATGGTGCGTACTGCTCGGGCCTACGATATACGGGCGCCCCAGGACATGCGCACCATCTACCGCAGTCCTTCCACCCTGATCATGCCCTACGACTTGGTCCGCCGCATCACCCAGAGAGGCAACCGGTCACTCACCGTTAAGGTTAAGATTGAGTAG